GCATCGAACAGTTTGCGGGTATAGCTCGATTCCGATGTATCGACCTTGCGTTGTGCGATCACCGCATCCAGCTCGGCGACCACATCGCCAACCGCCTGCGGGAAACAGCTCGCAGTCCCGTTGTGGCAGGTCGGCCCATGCGGTTTCGCCAGCACCAGCAGGCTGTCGCGGTCGCAATCGGCTTCCAGCGAAACCAACTGCAAAGTGTTGCCGCTGGTTTCGCCCTTGGCCCACAAGCGCCGCTTGCTGCGACTGAAGAAGGTGACCTTGCCGCTCGCCAACGTGGCCGCGAGCGATTCGCGCGACATGTAGCCCAGCATCAGCACGCGCAACGAATCCGCGTCCTGCACGATGGCCGGCAGCAGGCCGCCCTGCTTCTCCCAGGCCAAGGCGTCGCCATCGAAATCAACCACGGCGCACCTCGATGCCATTGTCGTGGAGCACGGATTTGAGCGCGGGGATCGCCACCGCGCCGGAATGGAACACGCTGGCGGCCAGCACGGCGTCCACGTCGGCATCGCGGAAGGCGTCGACGAAATGCTGCGGCGCCCCGGCGCCGCCCGATGCCACCAGCGGCACCTCGCAGACCGCGCGCACCGCACGCAGCTGCTCGATGTCGTAGCCGTCGCGCACCCCGTCGCTGCCCATGCAGTTGAGCACGATCTCGCCGGCGCCGCGCCGCTGTGCTTCGACGACCCAGTCCAGCGTGCGTCGCGGCAGCGCCTGCATCCTGTCCGGATCGCCCGTGTGGCTGCGCACCCGCCATTGGCCATCGGCATCGCGCAGGGAATCGATGCCGACCACCACGCATTGCGTGCCGAAGGCTTCGGCCAGCTCGCCGATCAGTTCCGGCCGCTGCAAGGCTGGCGTATTGACCGAGACCTTGTCCGCGCCGGCATGCAGCACCGCGCGCGCGCGTTCCACGCTGTCGATGCCGCCGGCCACGCAGAACGGGATGTCCAGCAGGTCCGACACGCGCTTCACCCACGACACATCCACGCCACGCCCTTCCGGGCTGGCGCCGATGTCGTAGAACACCAGCTCGTCGGCACCTTCGTCGCGATAACGCAAGGCGAGATCCTCGATCGCGCCCATGTCGACGTGGTCGCGGAAGCGCACGCCCTTGACCACACGACCGTCGCGCACGTCCAGGCAGGGAATGATGCGGCGGCTCAGCATGGCGCGGCCTGCGGCAACACGTCGGCCAGGGCGAAGCGTGCTTCCAGCAGGGCGCGGCCCAGCACGATGCCGGCACAACCAGCTATGCGCGAGGCATCGACGTCGGTGGCTTCATGCACGCCGCCCGAGGCCTGCACGGCGAAGGCCGGCCATGCGGCGGTGATGCGCCGATAAAGATCGACATTCGGTCCGTTCAACATGCCGTCACGGGCGATGTCGGTGCACAGCAGGTGGCGTGCGCCGTTGCGCGCGTAATGCGCCAGCAGCAGATCGAGTTCGATGCCGCTGCCCTGGGTCCAGCCATGCACCGGCAAGCGCCAGCTGCCGTCGGCATCGCAGCGCGTGTCCAGCGCGACCGCAATGCGTTCTGCGCCGAAACGCGCCAGCCAGCCGGCGACCTGCTGCGGTTCCTTCACCGCCAGCGAGCCGACCACGATCCGCGCGGCGCCGGCCTCGAGGATGCGCTGCGCATCCGCCGCACTGCGCACGCCGCCGCCGGTCTGCACCTGCAGGCGGCCGTCTTCGGCGATCGCACGCAGCAGCGGCAGCAAGGTGTAGCCGCCATCGCGCGCCGCATCGAGGTCGACCAGGTGCAGCCAGCGCGCGCCGGCATCGGCATAGGCCATCGCCTGCGCGAACGGATCAAGGGCATAGCGCGTCTCGCGCGCGTAATCGCCCTGCGCGAGGCGCACCACGCGGCCGTCGCGGACGTCGATGGCGGGATAGACGGTGAAGCTCATTGCGGGGTCCAGTCGAGGAAATTGCGCAGGAAGCGCGCACCGACCGCGCCGGAACGTTCCGGATGGAACTGCGCGCCGGCGATGCGGCCGCGCGCGACCGCGGCGGCGAAGGTCGCGCCATGGCTGGTCTCGAGGATGGCGTCCTCGCTACCGGCCACGCCGTAGCTGTGCACGAAATAGGCCTGCGCGCCGTCGTCGATGCCGTCCAGCAGCGGCGACGCACCGCGCTTGTACAGGCGGTTCCAGCCCATGTGCGGCAGGCGCACGTCCGCGGCTGCGGGCAACCTGCGCACCTCGCCGCGCAGCAGGCCAAGGCCGGCGACATTACCTTCTTCGCTGCGCTCGAACAGCACCTGCATGCCGATGCAGATGCCGAGCAGGGGCACACTCGATGCCGCCAGCGCGCGGTCGAGGCCGCCCTTGCGCAGGTTCGCCATCACCGGCGCCGCCGCACCGACACCGGGGAGCACCAGGCGTTGCGCGGCGGCGATGCGTGCCGGATCGCGACTGACCTCGGGCTCGACGCCGAGCCGCGCAAACGCCGCGCGCACCGAACCGAGATTGGCGCCGCCGGCATCGATGATCACCACGTCGTTCACAGCACGCCCTTGCTGCTGGGCAAGGCATCGCCCTCGCGCCGCAGCGCGATCCGCAACGCACGCGCCACTGCCTTGAAGCAGGCCTCGACCTGATGGTGGGCGTTGTCGCCGCGCACGGCCAGATGCAGGGTGATCCCGGCGGATTGGCACAGCGAGTGGAAGAAGTGCGGCACCAGCTCGGTCGGCAGGTCGCCGACCTGTTCGCGGGCGAAACTGCCGTCGAACTGGAAATACGGACGCCCGGACAGATCCAGCGTGGCGCTCGCCTGCGCCTCGTCCATCGGCAGCACGAAGCCGTAGCGGGCGATGCCGCGTTTGTTGCCCAGCGCCTCGCGCAGCGCCTGCCCCAGCGCCAACGCGCAGTCCTCGACCGTGTGGTGCTCGTCGATATGCAGGTCGCCGGCGCAGCGCAGGCGCAGGCCGAAACCGCCATGGGTGCCGAGCTGCTCCAGCATGTGGTCGAAGAAGCCCAGGCCGGTGGCGATGTCCGGCTTCGTCGCCGCATCGAGATCCACTTCGACCTCGATGTCGGTTTCATTGGTCTTGCGCCGCACGGTGGCGGTGCGCGGCGCATCCACCAGCGCATGCGCGATGTCGGCCCAGGACACGCCATCGCCGAATTGCGGGCTGCGCAGCTTGAAGCCGCGGATGCCGAGGTTGTCGGCGAACTGGAGATCGGTCTCGCGATCGCCGACCATCGCGCTGCGCGTCCAGTCGATGCCGCGGTCCTTGAGCAGGTGCGTCACCAGGCCGGTGTTGGGCTTGCGCGTCGGCGATTTGTCCTGCGGGAAACTGGTATCGATCAGTACCTCGCGGAAGCAAATCCCCTGACTCTCGAACACCTGCAGCATCAGCGCGTGCGGGCCGTCGAATGCCGCTTGCGGGAAGGCCGCGGTGCCCAGCCCGTCCTGGTTGGTGACCATCACGAACTGCCAACCGGCATCGCGCAGGCGCAGCAGGGCCGGGATCACGCCCTCGACGAAGCGCAGCTTGTCGTAGGTGTCGATCTGGAAATCGTCGGGTTCGGCGATCAGGGTGCCATCGCGGTCGACGAACAGGATCGGCGTCGGCGCGCTCATGCCGCCTGCCTCGCGTCCGCCAGCACCGCCAGCACGCGATCGTTCTGCGCCGGGGTGCCGATGCTGATGCGCAGGGCATCGCCCAGTCCTGCAGTTGCACGCATGTCGCGCACGACCACGCCGGCATCGAGCAGTGCATCGAATGCCGCCTGCGCGTCGATGAAGCGCGCCAGCAGGAAATTGCCCTGCGATGGATACACGCGGCGCACGCCAGCCGCGCCAAGCAGGCCCGCACGTAGGCGTTCGCGTTCGGCACGCGCCTGCGTGGCGGCGGCACGCGCATGCGCCAGCGCCGCCGGTGCGAGCGCAGCCAGCGCCGCCGCGACCGCCGGCTGCGCCAAGGGATACGGCGCCTGGCAGCGCTGCAGCATGCCGATCAATTCCGGCGACGCGAGCACGCTGCCGATCCGCGCGCCAGCCAGCGCGTGTGCCTTGGACAACGTGCGCAGGATGACGAGGTTGTCGTTGCCGGCCAGCAGCGCGGCGGCAGCGTCGGTATCGGCGAATTCGGCGTAGGCGGCATCGACCACGACCAGCGCCTTGCCGCGCAGGCGTTGCGCGAGGCGTTCGATCTCGCCCTCCGCGACGGCTTCGCCGGTGGGATTGCCCGGATTGCAGACGAAGACGAGGTTCGCGCCCTCGCGCAGGGCCGCATCGGCCATGGCGGCGAGATCGCTGCGCCAACTGCCGTCCACGTCCTGCGCCGGCACGTCGACCACGCGCGCACCGTGCAGCCTGGCGCAGACCGCGTACATGCCGAACACCGGCGGCGCGATGACGATGGCGCCCTGCCCCGGCGCACAGAACGCGCGCAGCAGCAGGTCGATACCTTCGTCGCTGCCACGGGTGGCCAACAGCTGCGCGGCATCGACGCCGTACAGCGACGCCAATGCATTGCGCAGTGCCTGCGGCTGTGGATCGGGGTAGCGCCGCAACGCGCCTGCGGCATCGGCGGGCGACACCGACGGCGATTCATTGGCGTTCAACCAGGCATCGCCACTCAGCGCGACGCCGCTGCGCGCGGACTTGTAGCCGGCGAAGTCGCGCAGGTCCTCGCGCAGCAGTGTCGCCGCCGTACTCGACATGCCGTTCATTCGGGCACCGCCAAGCGCAGCTGCACCGCGCGCGCATGCGCGTGCAGGCCTTCGGCCTCGGCCAAGGTGACCGCGCACGGGCCGATCCCGCCGATCCCCGCGCGGCTGGCGGTCTGCACGGTCAGCGATTTCATGAAGCTGGACACCGACAGCCCGCTCCAGGCGCGGGCCGCGCCGCCGGTGGGCAGCACGTGGTTGCTGCCTGAGCAGTAGTCGCCGAGCGATTCCGGGGTCCAGTCGCCCATGAACACGGTGCCGGCGTTGCACACCTGCGCGAGCCATGCGCGCGGTTCGCGCACGCTCAGGATCAGGTGCTCCGGCGCATAGTCGTTGCTCAGGGCGATGGCTTCGGCGATATCGGCCACGCGGATCAGGCGCGAGTGTTCCAGCGCGCGGCGGGCGATCTCGGCGCGTGGCAAGCTGGCAAGCTGGCGCTCGACTTCCAGCGCCACCGCATCCAGCAGCGCAGCGTCGTCGCTGAGCAGGATCACCTGCGAATCCGGGCCGTGTTCGGCCTGCGACAACAGGTCGGCGGCGACGAACACCGGGTTCGCGCCGGCATCGGCGATCACCAGCACCTCGGACGGGCCAGCAGGCATGTCGATGGCGGGGCCGTCGGGGCGTTCCGTGGCCTGCCGCTTGGCCTCGTCGACATAGGCATTGCCGGGGCCGAACAGTTTTTCGCAGCGCGGCACGCTGTCGGTGCCGAGGCTCATCGCGGCGATCGCCTGCGCGCCGCCCAGCTTGAAGATGCGCGCATTCGGCGCGTACTGCGCGGCCACCAGCACCGCCGGATCGGCGCTGCCGTCGCGGCGCGGCGGCGTGCACAGCACGATCTCGTCGCAGCCGGCCAATTGCGCGGGAATCGCCAGCATCAGCGCGGTCGATGGCAGCGGCGCGCTGCCGGCGGGCACGTACAGGCCAACCGGGCTGATCGGCCGCAGCACGCGTTCGCAGCGCACGCCGGGCGCAGTGTCCAGCGCGTAGGCCTGCGGCATGCCGGCGCGGTGGAAGGCCTCGATCCGCGAGGCGGCTTCGTCGATGGCGGCGCGCAGTCCGGGGCCAACGGCGTCGAACGCGGCGCGGCGTTCGTCCGCACTCACCTCGAATTGTTCGAGACGCACGCCATCGTAGTGTTCGGTGAGCACGCGCAAGGCGACATCACCGCGCGCGGCGACATCGGCCATCACTTCCTCGACGCGTCCGCGCACGCCGGCGGCCAGCGACCGCGTGGGGCGCGTCAGCAACTGTGCCTGCGTCGTCGCGTCCAGCACATTCCACTCGACCCGCCTCATGCCAGCATCCTCTCGACCGGCAGCACCATCAACCCGCGCGCACCGGCGCGCTTCAATTCCTCAAGGCGTTGCCAGGTGACCACGCCGTGGCACAGCGCCTGCATCGCCAGCAGCTCGCCGCCATCGACCGAATAGCTGGTGGGCGGCTCGGCATCGGGCAACAGGCGCAGCACGTCGGCCACGGCGTCGCGCGGCGCCTGGAACATCAGCAGCTTGCTGTCGCGGATGCGCAGCACGCCGTCGATCCGGCGCAGCAGCATTTGCGCGGTCTCGGCCAGCTGCGGGTCGAGCTCCGCCACCGGGCCGGCCAGCACCGCCTCGCTCTGCAGCAGGTCGCAGACCGGCTTGAGCTGGTTGGCGACGAGGGTGGCGCCGCTGGAAACGAGGTCGCAGACCACGTCGGCCTGGCCCAGGCGGGGCGCGATCTCGACCGAACCGTTCAACACCACCACGTCCGCAGCCACGCCTTGTTCGCGCAACCACGCACGGGTCAGCGCGGGATACGAGGTGGCGATGCGCTTGCCCTGCAATTGCGCGGCACCCTGCCAGTCCCAGTCGTTCGGCACCGCCAGAGACAGCCGGCAACCGCCGAAGCCGAGCGCGCGCAGTTCGCGGAAATTCGCCGGGGTGCCGGATTCGTCGCGTTCGCTGGATTGTTCGACCAGCACGTTGCGGCCGACGATGCCGAGGTCGCACAGGCCGCTGTCGATCAGGCCGGGGATATCGTCGTCGCGCACCAGCAACAGGTCCACCGGCGCATTGTCGCCGTAGCAGAACAGCTTGTCCGGGCTCTCGCGCCAGGACAGGCCGCAACTGCCCAGCAGCGCGCGGGCCGGCTCGCTCAGGCGGCCGTTCTTCTGGATGGCGATGCGGAGGCGGTCGCGCCCGGTCGGCGCGGGTTTGGGACTCATGGCAGGGGCTCTTTCAGTTCGTGAAGGCGACGGCGTTCTGGGCTTCGATGGCGGCGTCGTAGCCGCCGGCGCCCTGCTCCAGGGTGCGGGCGACACGGCCGATGGTGGTCACGCTGACCCCGGTCCTGTCGTGGATGCCGCGGTAGGGCTCGCCGGCGCGCAGCAACGGCACCACCTTCCAGCGGTCGCACATGGCTTCCAGCTCGGCCGGCGTGCACAGGTCGCGCAGGAAGGCGGCCACCTGCTTCGGGTCGTCCAGCGCGGCCAATGCACGCGACAACGCGCGGAAATCCGCGTCGGATTCGCGCTTGGGCGGGTTGATCGGCCGGCTTTTCATCGTCGCCACCTGGATGAATGTATTAATGTGCTAATACATTAACCAAATATGCTGCGTTGCGTCAAGCCCTGCCTGCAGCCGCGTGTGGAAGGCCGGCCCAGACCCAACCGCCGCTCGGATTGCCACGACCGTTCCCGACGCTGGAAAAACAGAACGGGCCTTGCGGCCCGTTCGTTCGTGCAACAACAAGATGCAGCGCGCTTCAGTTGGTCGAAGCGCTGGCCCCGCCCTGCCCGCAGAACTTCTGCCGGTATTCCATCGCCTTCGGCATCAAGGCCTGCAGGTGTTCCATGCGGGTGCCCGCGCTGGGATGGGTCGAGGCGAATTCCGGCGGCTTCTGCCCGCCCGACATCTGGTCCATGCGCTGCCACAGCGGGATCGCTTCCTGCGGGTTGAAGCAGGCGGCCGCGGCCAGCATCAGGCCCAGTTCGTCGGCCTGCGATTCCTGGCTGCGCGCGTACGGCAGGGCGCTGCCGTAGCCGTAGGCCGACATCACGGTCTGCATGGTGCCGGCATCGATGCCGCTGGCCGCGCCGGCCATCTGCCCGAGCTGCTCCAGCTTGCCGCGGCTCATGCGCTGCGCGCCATGCCGCAACAGGGCATGGCTGATCTCGTGGCCCATCACCACCGCCATCGCGTCGGCGTTCTGCGCGACCGGCACCAGGCCGGTGTAGACCGCCATCTTGCCGCCCGGCAGGCAGAACGCATTGGCCTGCTCGGAATTCAGCACCGCCACGTCCCAGTCGAAGGACTTCTCGATGTGGTTGGCCTGCATGC
Above is a genomic segment from Thermomonas aquatica containing:
- the hisIE gene encoding bifunctional phosphoribosyl-AMP cyclohydrolase/phosphoribosyl-ATP diphosphatase HisIE, producing MASRCAVVDFDGDALAWEKQGGLLPAIVQDADSLRVLMLGYMSRESLAATLASGKVTFFSRSKRRLWAKGETSGNTLQLVSLEADCDRDSLLVLAKPHGPTCHNGTASCFPQAVGDVVAELDAVIAQRKVDTSESSYTRKLFDAGIARIAQKVGEEGVETALAAVTADHDALRGEAADLTYHLLVLLQARGLDWNAVRAELARRAGG
- the hisD gene encoding histidinol dehydrogenase, producing MRRVEWNVLDATTQAQLLTRPTRSLAAGVRGRVEEVMADVAARGDVALRVLTEHYDGVRLEQFEVSADERRAAFDAVGPGLRAAIDEAASRIEAFHRAGMPQAYALDTAPGVRCERVLRPISPVGLYVPAGSAPLPSTALMLAIPAQLAGCDEIVLCTPPRRDGSADPAVLVAAQYAPNARIFKLGGAQAIAAMSLGTDSVPRCEKLFGPGNAYVDEAKRQATERPDGPAIDMPAGPSEVLVIADAGANPVFVAADLLSQAEHGPDSQVILLSDDAALLDAVALEVERQLASLPRAEIARRALEHSRLIRVADIAEAIALSNDYAPEHLILSVREPRAWLAQVCNAGTVFMGDWTPESLGDYCSGSNHVLPTGGAARAWSGLSVSSFMKSLTVQTASRAGIGGIGPCAVTLAEAEGLHAHARAVQLRLAVPE
- a CDS encoding M48 family metallopeptidase, with the protein product MNQDPFGNQQYQQQPRRRGFNPRLLILVLFAGYAAYYYFSNRSTDPLTGETVLIDKSISPDDEKAMGLQAFEEILQQEHPVDPNSQIAQQIRGIAQRLIARVPQVTDAVAAEHGMQANHIEKSFDWDVAVLNSEQANAFCLPGGKMAVYTGLVPVAQNADAMAVVMGHEISHALLRHGAQRMSRGKLEQLGQMAGAASGIDAGTMQTVMSAYGYGSALPYARSQESQADELGLMLAAAACFNPQEAIPLWQRMDQMSGGQKPPEFASTHPSAGTRMEHLQALMPKAMEYRQKFCGQGGASASTN
- a CDS encoding YerC/YecD family TrpR-related protein; translation: MKSRPINPPKRESDADFRALSRALAALDDPKQVAAFLRDLCTPAELEAMCDRWKVVPLLRAGEPYRGIHDRTGVSVTTIGRVARTLEQGAGGYDAAIEAQNAVAFTN
- the hisG gene encoding ATP phosphoribosyltransferase, whose product is MSPKPAPTGRDRLRIAIQKNGRLSEPARALLGSCGLSWRESPDKLFCYGDNAPVDLLLVRDDDIPGLIDSGLCDLGIVGRNVLVEQSSERDESGTPANFRELRALGFGGCRLSLAVPNDWDWQGAAQLQGKRIATSYPALTRAWLREQGVAADVVVLNGSVEIAPRLGQADVVCDLVSSGATLVANQLKPVCDLLQSEAVLAGPVAELDPQLAETAQMLLRRIDGVLRIRDSKLLMFQAPRDAVADVLRLLPDAEPPTSYSVDGGELLAMQALCHGVVTWQRLEELKRAGARGLMVLPVERMLA
- the hisH gene encoding imidazole glycerol phosphate synthase subunit HisH → MNDVVIIDAGGANLGSVRAAFARLGVEPEVSRDPARIAAAQRLVLPGVGAAAPVMANLRKGGLDRALAASSVPLLGICIGMQVLFERSEEGNVAGLGLLRGEVRRLPAAADVRLPHMGWNRLYKRGASPLLDGIDDGAQAYFVHSYGVAGSEDAILETSHGATFAAAVARGRIAGAQFHPERSGAVGARFLRNFLDWTPQ
- the hisC gene encoding histidinol-phosphate transaminase → MNGMSSTAATLLREDLRDFAGYKSARSGVALSGDAWLNANESPSVSPADAAGALRRYPDPQPQALRNALASLYGVDAAQLLATRGSDEGIDLLLRAFCAPGQGAIVIAPPVFGMYAVCARLHGARVVDVPAQDVDGSWRSDLAAMADAALREGANLVFVCNPGNPTGEAVAEGEIERLAQRLRGKALVVVDAAYAEFADTDAAAALLAGNDNLVILRTLSKAHALAGARIGSVLASPELIGMLQRCQAPYPLAQPAVAAALAALAPAALAHARAAATQARAERERLRAGLLGAAGVRRVYPSQGNFLLARFIDAQAAFDALLDAGVVVRDMRATAGLGDALRISIGTPAQNDRVLAVLADARQAA
- a CDS encoding HisA/HisF-related TIM barrel protein; the protein is MSFTVYPAIDVRDGRVVRLAQGDYARETRYALDPFAQAMAYADAGARWLHLVDLDAARDGGYTLLPLLRAIAEDGRLQVQTGGGVRSAADAQRILEAGAARIVVGSLAVKEPQQVAGWLARFGAERIAVALDTRCDADGSWRLPVHGWTQGSGIELDLLLAHYARNGARHLLCTDIARDGMLNGPNVDLYRRITAAWPAFAVQASGGVHEATDVDASRIAGCAGIVLGRALLEARFALADVLPQAAPC
- the hisB gene encoding bifunctional histidinol-phosphatase/imidazoleglycerol-phosphate dehydratase HisB, giving the protein MSAPTPILFVDRDGTLIAEPDDFQIDTYDKLRFVEGVIPALLRLRDAGWQFVMVTNQDGLGTAAFPQAAFDGPHALMLQVFESQGICFREVLIDTSFPQDKSPTRKPNTGLVTHLLKDRGIDWTRSAMVGDRETDLQFADNLGIRGFKLRSPQFGDGVSWADIAHALVDAPRTATVRRKTNETDIEVEVDLDAATKPDIATGLGFFDHMLEQLGTHGGFGLRLRCAGDLHIDEHHTVEDCALALGQALREALGNKRGIARYGFVLPMDEAQASATLDLSGRPYFQFDGSFAREQVGDLPTELVPHFFHSLCQSAGITLHLAVRGDNAHHQVEACFKAVARALRIALRREGDALPSSKGVL
- the hisF gene encoding imidazole glycerol phosphate synthase subunit HisF, producing the protein MLSRRIIPCLDVRDGRVVKGVRFRDHVDMGAIEDLALRYRDEGADELVFYDIGASPEGRGVDVSWVKRVSDLLDIPFCVAGGIDSVERARAVLHAGADKVSVNTPALQRPELIGELAEAFGTQCVVVGIDSLRDADGQWRVRSHTGDPDRMQALPRRTLDWVVEAQRRGAGEIVLNCMGSDGVRDGYDIEQLRAVRAVCEVPLVASGGAGAPQHFVDAFRDADVDAVLAASVFHSGAVAIPALKSVLHDNGIEVRRG